One part of the Bradyrhizobium sp. CB1650 genome encodes these proteins:
- a CDS encoding helix-turn-helix domain-containing protein: MKRRNFARRPGCSVEATLDLIDGKWKGVILYHLQSGTQRFGELRRLMPGITQRMLTKQLRALEEDKLIIRKVYAEVPPRAEYCLSELGESLRPVIDILKAWGESHQQRLSCAPAPEAEPVKKPKRAA; encoded by the coding sequence ATGAAACGGCGCAACTTCGCCCGTCGTCCCGGCTGCTCGGTCGAGGCGACGCTGGATCTGATCGACGGCAAGTGGAAGGGCGTGATCCTCTACCACCTCCAGAGCGGCACCCAGCGCTTCGGCGAATTGCGCCGCCTGATGCCGGGCATTACCCAGCGCATGCTGACGAAGCAGCTTCGCGCCCTGGAGGAAGACAAGCTCATCATACGGAAGGTCTATGCCGAAGTGCCGCCGCGGGCGGAGTATTGTCTGTCCGAGCTCGGCGAGAGCCTGCGGCCGGTGATCGACATTCTCAAGGCCTGGGGGGAGAGCCATCAGCAGCGGCTGTCCTGCGCGCCGGCGCCTGAAGCGGAGCCGGTCAAGAAGCCGAAGCGCGCGGCGTAG
- a CDS encoding OprO/OprP family phosphate-selective porin, whose translation MSRTRIAATAIGLASALAASQAQAQSASSSEQEIALLKQQLKMLEQKLDKLQSQTAANTAATAKAKAEAKAEAKAEARSEAKAAIANANAAVPVKATVPASGVVVTMPNNRPTICTADQANCVAITGRLHWDVGGYDYRPNTAATVPQKLDSGENVRRARIGVTGKFFNDWNFALIYDFGGSSDGFGGAAPGSLPGGGVSGVENAYLSYTGLKPFGGKMAIEAGIMDIPYTMDEATSSNDIMFMERASPGVIATNIAAGDFRSAAGTRWYNDVLWIGGYVTGPSTGAIHSASSASPAGTSEQYGAVARVAGQVVSGKDYSIHLGADAEWLIQPPRNLIANTQTLTLSDRPELRLDPTTLVSTGAMANVSGAQVYSVEAAATYGPLILQGEYFWYNVDRSANTSVVPTGLPSAKFQGGYAQAGYVLTGESRTYNAANAAYNGVKPAHPFSLDGGGWGAWEIAGRFSTIDLNDQLATPAGIAGGRQTVYTLALNWYVNGNVRFMLDYLHGTVSKQASPVSTADVGSKFDAIAMRTQFAF comes from the coding sequence GTGAGCAGGACAAGAATTGCAGCCACGGCGATTGGTCTCGCCAGTGCGCTGGCGGCCTCGCAGGCCCAGGCACAATCCGCAAGCAGCAGCGAACAGGAGATTGCACTCCTGAAACAGCAACTGAAAATGCTCGAGCAGAAGCTCGACAAGCTCCAAAGTCAGACCGCGGCGAACACGGCGGCCACGGCGAAAGCCAAGGCCGAAGCGAAAGCCGAGGCCAAAGCCGAAGCGAGATCGGAGGCGAAAGCCGCGATTGCAAATGCCAATGCGGCAGTACCGGTGAAGGCAACGGTGCCGGCGTCCGGCGTCGTGGTGACGATGCCGAACAACCGTCCGACCATCTGCACCGCGGACCAGGCGAACTGTGTCGCAATCACCGGTCGCCTGCACTGGGACGTCGGCGGCTATGACTATCGTCCCAACACGGCGGCAACGGTGCCGCAGAAGCTCGACAGCGGCGAGAACGTCCGCCGTGCGCGCATCGGCGTTACCGGCAAATTCTTCAACGACTGGAATTTTGCGCTGATCTACGATTTCGGTGGCTCGTCCGACGGTTTTGGCGGCGCTGCGCCGGGATCACTGCCGGGCGGCGGCGTGTCCGGCGTCGAGAATGCCTATCTGAGCTACACCGGCCTCAAGCCCTTCGGGGGAAAGATGGCGATCGAGGCCGGCATCATGGACATTCCCTATACGATGGACGAGGCCACGAGCTCGAACGACATCATGTTCATGGAGCGCGCTTCGCCGGGCGTGATCGCGACCAACATCGCCGCCGGCGACTTCCGCTCCGCGGCCGGCACGCGCTGGTACAACGACGTGCTCTGGATCGGCGGCTATGTCACGGGCCCGTCGACCGGTGCGATCCATTCCGCCTCGAGCGCGTCACCGGCCGGCACGTCCGAGCAATACGGCGCGGTCGCCCGCGTCGCCGGCCAGGTCGTCAGCGGCAAGGATTACTCGATCCATCTCGGCGCTGATGCGGAGTGGCTGATCCAGCCGCCGCGCAATCTGATCGCGAATACGCAGACGCTGACGCTGAGCGATCGTCCGGAATTGCGCCTCGATCCGACCACGCTGGTCTCGACCGGCGCGATGGCCAACGTCTCGGGCGCGCAGGTCTACAGCGTCGAAGCGGCGGCGACCTATGGACCTCTGATCCTGCAGGGCGAGTATTTCTGGTACAATGTCGATCGCAGCGCGAATACGTCCGTGGTGCCGACCGGGTTGCCGAGCGCAAAATTCCAGGGCGGCTATGCCCAGGCCGGCTATGTGCTGACGGGTGAGAGCCGAACCTACAATGCGGCGAACGCCGCCTATAACGGTGTCAAGCCTGCGCATCCGTTCTCGCTCGACGGCGGCGGCTGGGGCGCATGGGAGATCGCGGGGCGCTTCTCGACGATCGACCTCAACGACCAGCTTGCAACCCCGGCCGGCATCGCCGGCGGACGGCAGACCGTCTATACGCTCGCGCTCAACTGGTACGTCAACGGCAACGTCCGCTTCATGCTGGACTACCTGCATGGCACCGTCTCCAAGCAGGCCTCGCCGGTCTCGACCGCAGACGTCGGCTCGAAGTTCGACGCGATCGCGATGCGCACGCAGTTCGCGTTCTGA
- a CDS encoding DegQ family serine endoprotease — MFRSICTALITGLCVALSGSLDSASAQDRRVPSSTAELRLSYAPIVQRVQPAVVNVYAAKVVQNRNPLLDDPIFRRFFGVPGQQPEQMQRSLGSGVIVDASGLVVTNVHVIEGADQVKVSLSDKREFEADIVLKDSRSDLAVLRIKDAKEKFPTLDFTNSDELMVGDVVLAIGNPFGVGQTVTHGIISALARTQVGITDYQFFIQTDAAINPGNSGGALVDMNGRLAGINTAIYSRSGGSQGIGFAIPANMVRVVVASAKGGGKAVKRPWLGARLQAVTPDIAESLGLRSPTGALVASIVPNGPAAKAGLKSSDLIVAIDGQSVDDPNAFDYRFATRPLGGAAQIDVQRGGKPLKLTVALETAPDTGRNELVITARSPFQGAKVSTITPAVADELHLDADTEGVVVTDIGGDTAAASVGFQKGDIILAVNSQKISKTGDLEKAAGERQRIWRITLVRGGQQINVTLGG; from the coding sequence ATGTTTCGATCGATCTGTACCGCGCTCATCACGGGACTTTGCGTCGCCCTGTCTGGCAGCCTTGATTCGGCCTCCGCACAGGACCGCCGCGTGCCGTCCTCGACCGCGGAGCTGCGCCTGTCCTACGCCCCGATCGTGCAACGGGTACAGCCGGCGGTCGTCAACGTCTATGCGGCCAAGGTGGTACAGAACCGCAACCCGCTGCTCGATGATCCGATCTTCCGCCGCTTCTTCGGCGTGCCGGGCCAACAGCCCGAGCAGATGCAGCGCTCGCTCGGCTCCGGCGTCATCGTCGATGCATCCGGTCTCGTCGTCACCAACGTCCACGTCATCGAGGGCGCCGACCAGGTCAAGGTGTCGCTGTCGGACAAGCGCGAGTTCGAGGCCGACATCGTGCTGAAGGATAGCCGCAGCGACCTCGCCGTGCTGCGCATCAAGGACGCGAAGGAGAAATTCCCCACGCTCGACTTCACCAATTCGGATGAATTGATGGTCGGCGACGTCGTCCTCGCGATCGGCAATCCCTTCGGCGTCGGCCAGACCGTGACCCACGGCATCATCTCGGCGCTGGCGCGCACGCAGGTCGGCATCACCGACTACCAGTTCTTCATCCAGACCGACGCGGCGATCAATCCCGGCAATTCCGGCGGCGCGCTGGTCGACATGAACGGCAGGCTCGCCGGCATCAACACCGCGATCTATTCGCGCTCCGGCGGCTCGCAAGGAATCGGCTTCGCCATTCCCGCCAACATGGTGCGCGTCGTCGTCGCCTCCGCCAAGGGCGGCGGCAAGGCGGTGAAGCGGCCCTGGCTCGGCGCGCGGCTGCAGGCGGTGACGCCCGACATCGCCGAGAGTCTCGGCCTGCGCTCGCCGACCGGTGCGCTGGTCGCAAGCATTGTTCCGAACGGGCCCGCCGCGAAGGCCGGGCTGAAATCCTCCGATCTGATCGTCGCGATCGACGGCCAGTCCGTGGATGATCCGAACGCCTTCGACTACCGTTTCGCCACGCGTCCGCTCGGCGGCGCGGCGCAGATCGACGTGCAGCGCGGCGGCAAGCCGCTCAAGCTGACGGTGGCGCTGGAGACGGCGCCCGACACCGGCCGCAACGAGCTCGTCATCACCGCGCGCTCGCCGTTCCAGGGCGCGAAGGTCTCGACCATCACGCCGGCTGTGGCCGATGAGCTGCACCTCGACGCCGACACCGAAGGCGTTGTCGTCACCGACATCGGCGGCGATACCGCGGCCGCGAGTGTCGGCTTCCAGAAGGGCGACATCATTCTGGCAGTGAACAGCCAGAAGATCAGCAAGACCGGCGACCTGGAGAAGGCGGCCGGGGAACGCCAGCGGATCTGGCGCATCACGCTGGTGCGCGGCGGCCAGCAGATCAACGTCACGCTGGGCGGATGA
- a CDS encoding replication-associated recombination protein A: protein MSPKRPQETPTLFAAAGLDHEAPHPLPDRLRPRALSEVVGQDHILGPDGALTRMLETRTLGSLVFWGPPGTGKTTVARLLADATDLHFEQISAVFSGVADLKKAFDAARARREMGKGTLLFVDEVHRFNRAQQDSFLPVMEDGTVVMVGATTENPSFELNAALLSRARVLVFHSLDAAAIEKLFAHAETVEGRKLPLDAESRAALARMADGDGRAALTLVEEVWRSARTGEIFNAAQLQDILQRRAPIYDKSADGHYNLISALHKSVRGSDPDAALYYLARMLDAGEDPLFLARRVVRMAVEDIGLADPQALVIANAAKDAFDFLGHPEGELAIAQAVVYLATAPKSNAVYTAFGAAMQTAKQAGSLLPPKHILNSPTKLMKSEGYGSGYEYDHDAPDAFSGQDYFPEALGRQTFYDPPERGFEREIRKRLDYWAKLRKERGGSR, encoded by the coding sequence ATGAGTCCGAAACGACCACAGGAGACGCCAACTCTCTTTGCCGCGGCGGGGCTCGATCACGAGGCTCCGCATCCGCTGCCGGACCGGCTGCGTCCGCGTGCGCTGTCGGAGGTCGTCGGCCAGGATCATATCCTCGGGCCCGACGGCGCGCTGACGCGCATGCTGGAGACGCGCACGCTGGGCTCGCTGGTGTTCTGGGGCCCGCCCGGCACCGGCAAGACCACCGTAGCGCGGCTGCTTGCGGACGCGACCGACCTGCACTTCGAGCAGATTTCCGCCGTGTTCTCCGGTGTCGCCGACTTGAAGAAAGCGTTCGACGCCGCGCGCGCCCGCCGCGAGATGGGCAAGGGCACGCTGCTGTTCGTCGACGAGGTGCATCGCTTCAACCGCGCACAGCAGGACTCCTTCCTGCCGGTGATGGAAGACGGCACTGTGGTGATGGTTGGCGCCACCACGGAAAATCCGTCCTTCGAGCTCAACGCCGCGTTGCTCTCCCGCGCGCGCGTGCTGGTGTTTCATTCGCTCGACGCCGCCGCGATCGAAAAGCTGTTCGCGCATGCCGAGACGGTCGAGGGCAGGAAACTGCCGCTGGATGCGGAGTCGCGCGCCGCACTGGCGCGCATGGCCGATGGCGACGGCCGCGCCGCTCTGACGCTGGTTGAAGAGGTCTGGCGTTCGGCGCGGACCGGCGAGATCTTCAACGCCGCGCAGTTGCAGGACATCCTGCAGCGCCGCGCCCCGATCTACGACAAGTCGGCGGACGGCCACTACAACCTGATCTCGGCGCTGCATAAATCGGTGCGCGGCTCCGATCCCGATGCCGCACTCTATTATCTCGCGCGCATGCTCGATGCCGGCGAGGATCCGCTGTTCTTGGCGCGGCGCGTCGTGCGCATGGCGGTCGAGGACATCGGGCTCGCCGATCCGCAGGCGCTCGTCATTGCCAACGCGGCGAAGGATGCCTTCGATTTCCTCGGCCATCCCGAAGGCGAGCTCGCCATCGCGCAGGCGGTGGTCTACCTTGCCACCGCTCCGAAATCGAACGCGGTCTACACCGCCTTCGGTGCCGCAATGCAGACCGCAAAGCAGGCCGGCTCGCTGCTGCCGCCAAAACACATCCTCAACTCGCCGACCAAGCTGATGAAGTCGGAAGGCTATGGCTCCGGCTACGAATACGACCACGACGCCCCTGACGCGTTCTCGGGCCAGGACTATTTCCCCGAAGCCCTCGGACGTCAGACCTTCTACGACCCGCCCGAGCGCGGCTTCGAGCGCGAGATCCGGAAACGGCTGGACTATTGGGCCAAGCTGCGCAAGGAGCGGGGCGGCTCGCGTTAA
- a CDS encoding RluA family pseudouridine synthase — protein MSRRIKRANPKPRARDERKEARPFKARSAQKAGPRPGSKPGAKPQRVAGERAERRAPEPAAAKPVEALLPTKVQTVTVTADENNMRVDRFLEARFPGLSFSHIQRVVRKGELRVDGKRVDSKDRLEEGQSVRIPPLKLDAPKLPGALSEAAQKTLAALKEMTIYEDDDVLVLNKPAGLAVQGGSGMTRHIDQMLEVMRDAKGQKPRLVHRIDRETSGCLLIAKTRFAATHLTGAFRSRSARKIYWALVPGVPKPKQGRISTFLAKEEGEDDTIMRIAQHGDEGASHAVTYYAMVETAGNKLTWVSLKPVTGRTHQLRAHMAHIGHAIIGDPKYFNKENWELPGGLQNRLHLLARRIVIPHPRGGVIDATAPLPPHMQQSWNLLGLDATRFDPIENAPEE, from the coding sequence ATGAGCCGCCGCATCAAGAGAGCCAACCCAAAACCCCGCGCACGCGATGAGCGCAAGGAGGCGCGCCCGTTCAAGGCGCGCAGCGCACAGAAGGCTGGGCCGCGTCCGGGCAGCAAGCCGGGCGCGAAGCCGCAGCGCGTTGCGGGTGAGCGCGCCGAGCGGCGTGCGCCCGAACCGGCGGCGGCGAAGCCCGTTGAGGCATTGCTGCCAACCAAGGTACAGACCGTCACGGTCACTGCCGACGAGAACAACATGCGCGTCGACCGCTTCTTGGAGGCGCGCTTTCCGGGCCTGTCGTTCTCCCATATCCAGCGCGTCGTGCGCAAAGGCGAGCTGCGCGTCGACGGCAAGCGCGTCGACAGCAAGGACCGTCTCGAGGAGGGCCAGAGCGTCCGCATTCCGCCCTTGAAGCTCGACGCGCCGAAGCTGCCCGGTGCGCTGTCGGAAGCCGCGCAAAAGACGCTTGCCGCGCTGAAGGAGATGACCATTTACGAGGACGACGACGTCCTCGTCCTCAACAAGCCCGCCGGCCTTGCCGTGCAGGGCGGCTCGGGCATGACGCGGCACATCGACCAGATGCTGGAGGTGATGCGCGACGCCAAAGGGCAGAAGCCCCGCCTGGTGCACCGGATCGACAGGGAGACGTCGGGCTGCCTCCTGATCGCCAAGACACGCTTTGCGGCAACGCATCTCACCGGCGCCTTCCGCTCGCGCTCGGCGCGAAAAATCTATTGGGCGCTGGTGCCGGGCGTGCCAAAGCCAAAGCAGGGCCGCATCTCGACCTTCCTTGCCAAGGAAGAGGGTGAGGACGACACGATCATGCGCATCGCCCAGCATGGCGACGAGGGCGCGAGCCACGCGGTGACCTATTATGCGATGGTCGAGACCGCCGGCAACAAGCTGACCTGGGTGTCGTTGAAGCCGGTCACCGGCCGCACCCACCAGCTCCGCGCGCATATGGCTCATATCGGCCACGCCATCATCGGCGATCCCAAATACTTCAACAAGGAGAACTGGGAGCTGCCGGGCGGTCTGCAAAACCGGCTGCATCTGCTCGCGCGCCGCATCGTGATTCCGCATCCGCGCGGCGGCGTGATCGACGCGACCGCGCCGCTGCCGCCCCACATGCAGCAATCCTGGAACCTGCTCGGGTTAGATGCAACCAGGTTTGATCCGATTGAGAACGCGCCGGAAGAATAG
- a CDS encoding ATP12 family protein codes for MRELFDEAAGQSPLDPHEAARQAARAPLRKRFYKEVGVTEAESGFAVTLDGKPIRTPSSRQVVIPSRALADAVAAEWEAQKEALDPMTMPLTRLANSVIEGVVDRVADVSDDLAKYFQSDLLFYRAGHPEGLVAREAAHWDPVLFWAAEALGAHFILSEGIMHVKQPEEAVQAARDALPDDPWVVAALHVITTLTGSALLALALAHGARDADQVWAAAHVDEDWNADQWGVDEEAAGRRAARLRDFEAAVAVLAAVKATGAKGP; via the coding sequence ATGCGCGAATTGTTCGATGAGGCTGCGGGGCAATCCCCGCTCGATCCGCATGAAGCGGCCCGCCAGGCCGCGCGCGCGCCGCTGCGCAAGCGCTTCTACAAGGAGGTGGGCGTGACCGAGGCCGAGAGCGGCTTCGCCGTCACGCTCGACGGCAAGCCAATCCGCACGCCTTCGAGCCGCCAGGTGGTGATCCCGTCGCGCGCGCTGGCCGATGCGGTGGCGGCGGAGTGGGAGGCACAGAAGGAAGCGCTCGATCCCATGACCATGCCGCTGACGCGGCTCGCCAACAGCGTGATCGAGGGCGTCGTCGATCGCGTCGCGGATGTGAGCGATGATCTCGCTAAATACTTCCAGTCGGATCTCCTGTTCTATCGCGCCGGCCATCCGGAGGGGCTGGTCGCGCGCGAGGCCGCGCATTGGGACCCCGTGCTGTTCTGGGCCGCCGAGGCGCTGGGAGCCCATTTCATCCTGTCCGAAGGCATCATGCATGTGAAGCAGCCGGAGGAGGCGGTGCAAGCCGCGCGTGACGCGCTGCCGGACGATCCCTGGGTCGTGGCGGCGCTGCACGTGATCACGACGCTGACCGGCTCGGCCTTGCTGGCGCTGGCGCTGGCACACGGGGCGCGCGATGCCGACCAGGTCTGGGCGGCTGCCCATGTCGATGAGGACTGGAATGCCGACCAGTGGGGCGTGGATGAAGAGGCCGCCGGCCGCCGCGCGGCCCGCCTGCGGGATTTCGAGGCCGCCGTGGCGGTGCTTGCGGCCGTGAAGGCGACCGGGGCCAAAGGTCCTTAA
- a CDS encoding flagellar hook-length control protein FliK: protein MPTPIGSIVPVSSAGPVADAGTPGLVLQDGSVVDAKVVSVLADNLVRIAIANLSLDVMSEVALSPGQNLQLAVSQSDGTIRLAVVNGAGTAAADQVTLTPGAASRVDSPPLAPSLSAVRSPLTPAEQAAMTAASAEAVTKQGSQAPLFANLAAVVTGSDLPAGLKQAVLDVLAQQTPLNVRLDGADIESAFQRSGLFLEASLASGATPSSGTMPDLKAALLVLRQTLAATSGGAPQASTPSAAPTSPQAAVSLERVATLQTPQPLGDADASPSAGASRTANPAAAALAEAASDSALSAMPRAMAAGVASSLLQEATQNLPRMTGNVPGSNKAVPDSHVVEAAARTTTPPPFRGAPPSPQSIALPSLAPDTPLAATVHRLLDDTDAAIARQTLLQVASLPDRVDASGHRVDPTVPQWNFEIPFATAQGTAMAQFAISRDGGNESADPAKRAWRARFSLNVEPAGPVHALITLNGDKTLVRMWAERPTTAQQLRAGVGELSQALAKVELKPGDIVVRDGTPPQPAPARAGHFLDRAT from the coding sequence ATGCCGACGCCGATAGGCTCGATCGTCCCCGTCAGTTCCGCCGGCCCCGTGGCCGATGCGGGAACACCCGGGCTCGTGCTCCAGGACGGCAGCGTGGTCGATGCCAAGGTCGTCAGCGTGCTAGCCGACAATCTGGTGCGAATCGCGATCGCCAATCTCTCCCTCGACGTGATGTCGGAAGTGGCGCTGTCGCCGGGACAGAACCTTCAGCTCGCGGTGTCGCAGAGCGACGGCACGATCCGGCTCGCCGTCGTCAACGGAGCAGGCACGGCCGCGGCCGATCAGGTCACGCTGACGCCGGGCGCCGCATCGCGTGTCGACAGCCCGCCGCTCGCGCCCTCGCTGAGCGCCGTGCGCAGTCCGTTGACGCCGGCCGAGCAGGCCGCGATGACCGCGGCCTCGGCCGAGGCCGTGACGAAACAGGGCAGCCAGGCGCCGCTGTTTGCCAATCTGGCCGCGGTCGTCACCGGCAGCGATCTGCCGGCGGGACTGAAGCAGGCCGTGCTGGACGTGCTCGCGCAGCAGACGCCGCTCAACGTCCGGCTCGACGGCGCCGATATCGAGTCCGCCTTCCAGAGGTCGGGCCTGTTTCTCGAGGCGTCGCTGGCATCCGGCGCGACGCCATCCTCGGGCACCATGCCGGATTTGAAGGCGGCGCTGCTGGTGCTGCGTCAGACCTTGGCCGCGACTTCCGGCGGCGCGCCGCAAGCATCAACGCCGTCTGCCGCGCCTACGTCGCCGCAGGCCGCGGTCTCGTTGGAACGGGTCGCAACGCTGCAGACGCCGCAGCCATTGGGCGACGCCGATGCCAGCCCATCGGCAGGCGCGTCGCGCACAGCCAATCCCGCAGCCGCGGCCCTCGCCGAGGCGGCTTCCGATAGTGCGCTGTCGGCCATGCCGCGCGCGATGGCGGCCGGCGTCGCCTCGAGCCTGCTTCAGGAGGCGACACAGAATCTGCCGCGCATGACAGGCAACGTGCCGGGCTCGAACAAGGCCGTACCGGACAGCCACGTCGTTGAGGCGGCTGCGCGCACGACCACGCCGCCGCCGTTCCGCGGCGCGCCGCCGTCGCCGCAATCGATCGCCTTACCGTCGCTCGCGCCGGATACGCCGCTGGCTGCCACCGTGCATCGCCTGCTCGACGACACCGACGCCGCGATCGCGCGCCAGACCTTGCTGCAGGTCGCCTCGCTTCCCGATCGCGTCGATGCCAGCGGCCACCGCGTCGACCCGACGGTGCCGCAGTGGAATTTCGAAATCCCGTTCGCGACTGCGCAGGGCACCGCGATGGCGCAGTTCGCGATTTCGCGCGACGGCGGCAACGAATCGGCCGATCCCGCCAAGCGCGCCTGGCGCGCGCGCTTCTCGCTCAATGTCGAGCCAGCCGGACCCGTGCACGCGCTGATCACGCTGAACGGCGACAAGACTTTGGTGCGGATGTGGGCGGAGCGGCCGACCACGGCACAGCAACTGCGTGCCGGCGTCGGTGAGCTCAGCCAGGCTTTGGCCAAGGTCGAGCTCAAGCCCGGCGACATCGTCGTGCGCGACGGTACGCCACCGCAGCCGGCACCGGCCCGAGCCGGGCATTTCCTGGATCGCGCGACATGA
- a CDS encoding EscU/YscU/HrcU family type III secretion system export apparatus switch protein — protein MSDDTKLAIALHYEKGSGAPVVVAKGRGTVGEKIVEIAKAHDIPIEENEVLAGALSKVELGEEIPPDLYKAVAEVLVFVLRLSGRAR, from the coding sequence ATGAGCGACGACACCAAGCTTGCGATCGCGCTTCACTACGAGAAGGGCAGCGGCGCACCGGTGGTCGTCGCCAAGGGCAGGGGCACGGTCGGCGAGAAGATCGTCGAGATCGCCAAGGCACACGACATCCCGATCGAGGAGAACGAAGTCCTGGCTGGCGCGTTGTCCAAGGTCGAGCTCGGCGAAGAGATTCCGCCGGACCTCTACAAGGCCGTCGCCGAGGTGTTGGTGTTCGTGCTGCGGCTGTCCGGCCGCGCGCGCTAA
- a CDS encoding penicillin-binding transpeptidase domain-containing protein, whose protein sequence is MLTRRCTLGLFAAAAILPSRALANVAPPHNEIRESLAKRFTDAGTAGTFVGYKVDDYLIIASDSDRSGEGKLPASTFKIPNSLIALETGVVADPDKDVFPWDGVKRPIEAWNKDHTLRSAIAVSAVPVYQEIARRVGQERMQKYVDLLDYGNRDIGGGIDQFWLTGNLRIDPVEQIDFVDRLRRRALPISARSQALVSDILPVTKVGDAVIRLKSGLLGAERGEPSLGWMVGWAEKGSAQTVFALNMDCREQRHIEARMTLTQACLADIGAI, encoded by the coding sequence TTGCTCACCCGCCGTTGCACCCTCGGCCTTTTTGCCGCAGCCGCCATCCTGCCGTCGCGTGCGCTCGCCAATGTCGCGCCACCGCACAATGAAATCCGTGAGAGCCTTGCCAAGCGGTTCACGGATGCGGGTACGGCCGGAACCTTCGTCGGCTACAAGGTCGACGATTACCTGATCATCGCGAGTGACAGCGACCGCTCGGGCGAGGGCAAGCTGCCGGCCTCGACCTTCAAGATCCCGAACTCGCTGATCGCACTCGAGACTGGCGTCGTGGCCGATCCCGACAAGGACGTCTTCCCCTGGGACGGCGTCAAGCGCCCGATCGAGGCCTGGAACAAGGACCACACGCTGCGCAGCGCCATCGCGGTGAGCGCCGTGCCGGTCTATCAGGAGATCGCGCGCCGCGTCGGGCAGGAGCGGATGCAGAAATACGTCGATCTCCTCGACTACGGCAATCGCGACATCGGCGGCGGCATCGACCAGTTCTGGCTGACAGGAAATCTGCGTATCGATCCGGTCGAGCAGATCGATTTCGTCGACCGGCTGCGCCGCCGCGCGCTGCCGATCTCGGCGCGCAGCCAGGCCCTCGTCAGCGACATCCTGCCGGTGACCAAGGTCGGCGACGCCGTCATTCGCCTGAAGTCGGGACTGCTGGGCGCCGAGCGCGGCGAGCCGTCGCTCGGCTGGATGGTCGGCTGGGCCGAGAAGGGCAGCGCGCAGACCGTGTTCGCGCTCAACATGGATTGCCGCGAGCAGCGCCACATCGAGGCCCGCATGACCCTGACGCAAGCCTGCCTTGCCGATATCGGCGCGATCTAG
- a CDS encoding carboxymuconolactone decarboxylase family protein, protein MNSTPLWLSSLTLAAAGGWLAATMFAAPATSKEPRFPQLTMDQLDEKQKPLGEQIMKVSSVGIGGPYNPMIRSPVLGQRLFDLFYYLRWQTSVPTKLNEFAILVIARQWRSQVEWFAHAPLAAKAGLSSDIIAELKAGKRPSGMAEDEAVVYDFVTELTTTRKVSDETYARAKKVFGDQQIVDLTALAGNYVMVAMLLAMAEETVPPGKEEPFKPGEP, encoded by the coding sequence GTGAACTCAACGCCGCTCTGGCTGTCGTCGCTCACGCTTGCCGCCGCGGGCGGATGGCTCGCCGCCACCATGTTTGCAGCGCCCGCCACCAGCAAGGAGCCGCGCTTTCCGCAGCTCACCATGGACCAGCTCGACGAGAAGCAGAAGCCGCTCGGCGAGCAGATCATGAAGGTCTCGAGCGTCGGCATCGGCGGGCCCTACAATCCGATGATCCGCAGCCCCGTGCTCGGCCAGCGCCTGTTCGACCTGTTCTATTACCTGCGCTGGCAGACCTCGGTGCCGACCAAGCTCAACGAGTTCGCGATCCTTGTGATCGCGCGGCAGTGGCGCTCGCAGGTGGAATGGTTCGCCCATGCACCGCTCGCGGCCAAGGCCGGCCTGTCATCGGACATCATCGCCGAGCTGAAGGCCGGCAAGCGGCCATCCGGAATGGCGGAGGACGAGGCGGTGGTCTACGACTTCGTCACCGAGCTTACCACGACCAGGAAAGTCTCGGACGAGACCTACGCGCGTGCCAAAAAGGTGTTTGGCGATCAGCAGATCGTCGATCTCACCGCGCTCGCCGGCAATTACGTGATGGTCGCGATGCTGCTCGCGATGGCGGAGGAGACGGTACCACCCGGCAAGGAGGAGCCGTTCAAGCCTGGCGAGCCCTAA
- a CDS encoding DUF4260 domain-containing protein, whose translation MNEVAAETGAATGGIRLLLRLEGLTLFIGMTLLYAAWGGSWTLYLLLFLVPDLSFLAYLSDAKFGAVVYNAAHSYMAPVTLMTLGFGFASPLTLSIALIWLAHIGIDRALGYGLKYSAGFGFTHLGRIGRQDRI comes from the coding sequence ATGAATGAGGTAGCAGCCGAGACCGGCGCGGCAACCGGCGGGATCAGGCTCCTCTTGCGGCTGGAGGGGCTGACGCTGTTCATCGGCATGACGCTGCTCTATGCCGCCTGGGGCGGCTCCTGGACGCTCTATCTCCTGCTCTTCCTGGTGCCCGACTTAAGCTTCCTCGCCTACCTGTCGGACGCGAAGTTCGGAGCGGTGGTCTACAACGCCGCCCACAGCTACATGGCGCCGGTGACGCTGATGACGCTCGGCTTCGGCTTTGCCTCGCCCCTCACCTTGTCCATCGCCTTGATCTGGCTCGCCCATATCGGCATCGACCGGGCGCTCGGCTATGGCTTGAAATATTCCGCCGGCTTCGGCTTCACCCATCTCGGGCGGATCGGGCGGCAGGACAGAATCTGA